In one Desulfovermiculus halophilus DSM 18834 genomic region, the following are encoded:
- a CDS encoding 2-aminoethylphosphonate aminotransferase, with protein sequence MDIKRTILLNPGPATTTDSVKKAQVVPDICPREKDFCRLMQQVQKKIIQVVNGGDDCRAVLFGASGTGGLEAMISSVIPETGRVLIVNNGAYGRRMRQITERYIASSQIVEYRIRPEQYPDTAEITGILDRYPDITHIGVVQHETTTGMINPAVELAGIAHARGVEIMVDAVSSFAGMDIDIQRDGFDYLVSTSNKNLQGMAGITFVITKKKNIHKTANYPKRNFYFNLAEQDASFEHNGQMRFTPPVQTIYALDQALDEFFEETLSGRIARYRECWSVLRSGLDKLGFGRLLPEHCQGHLITSVIEPEDPAYNFDDMHDYLYGRGFTIYPGKIEDIGTFRIANIGAITPRDIHDFIDILGTYLQDRGIRPASGQDL encoded by the coding sequence ATGGACATTAAGCGAACCATCCTGCTCAACCCCGGACCGGCAACCACTACCGACTCAGTAAAGAAAGCCCAGGTAGTTCCGGACATCTGCCCCAGAGAAAAAGACTTCTGCCGACTCATGCAGCAGGTACAAAAAAAGATCATCCAAGTGGTGAACGGCGGGGACGACTGCAGGGCAGTGCTCTTTGGCGCTTCCGGCACAGGTGGGCTTGAGGCCATGATCAGCTCAGTTATCCCGGAGACAGGCAGGGTATTGATCGTGAACAACGGGGCCTACGGCCGGCGGATGAGGCAAATAACAGAACGCTACATTGCCTCCTCGCAGATTGTTGAATATCGGATCCGACCTGAGCAGTACCCGGACACCGCCGAGATTACGGGCATTCTTGATCGCTATCCAGACATCACCCATATTGGGGTCGTCCAGCATGAAACCACTACTGGGATGATCAATCCGGCCGTGGAGCTGGCCGGAATCGCTCATGCCCGGGGAGTTGAAATCATGGTCGACGCCGTTTCCTCTTTTGCTGGCATGGATATCGATATCCAGCGCGATGGATTCGACTACCTGGTCTCCACCTCAAACAAGAACCTCCAGGGGATGGCTGGAATCACTTTTGTCATCACCAAGAAAAAGAACATTCATAAGACCGCGAATTATCCGAAGAGAAACTTTTACTTCAATCTTGCCGAACAGGACGCATCCTTCGAACATAACGGTCAAATGCGGTTTACACCTCCGGTTCAGACGATCTACGCCCTGGATCAAGCCCTGGATGAGTTTTTTGAGGAAACCCTGTCCGGGAGAATCGCCAGATACAGAGAGTGCTGGTCGGTTCTACGATCCGGACTGGACAAACTGGGCTTTGGACGCTTACTTCCGGAGCACTGCCAAGGCCATTTGATCACCTCGGTTATTGAGCCTGAGGATCCTGCCTACAATTTCGACGACATGCACGATTATCTCTACGGCAGGGGATTCACCATATATCCCGGCAAAATCGAAGATATCGGCACGTTCCGAATTGCCAACATCGGGGCAATCACCCCACGGGATATCCATGATTTCATCGACATCCTTGGCACCTATCTCCAAGACCGAGGGATTCGGCCTGCATCAGGTCAGGATTTGTAG
- a CDS encoding cation diffusion facilitator family transporter: MTRVSVMVLTVGLGAVLMGLKFGAYLLTGSAGILSDALESIINVAASGFALYSVYLSSRPPDANHPYGHGKIEYFSAGFEGALIVLAAVAILFQAVPRFVDPRPLAHLGGGMLLLAGAAVVNLLLAWLLIRTGKKENSLPLSADGKHLLADVVTSIGVLVGLILVGWTGLTWLDPLVACLVAVNILYTGSKLLRSSLGQLMDEADPELLQRIVQVLNARRRPEWIHVHQLRARRYGPNIHVDLHVVLPRFYDLTQTHQAVTEIEDVVKAELGPEAEVIVHPDPCSDPWCRVCNRPECENRSAPTANPAPPGFSLHEATMAHPDTPELVDAGISQGPFPAGR, translated from the coding sequence ATGACCAGAGTGTCGGTCATGGTGCTGACTGTGGGCCTGGGGGCCGTGCTCATGGGCCTTAAGTTCGGGGCCTATCTGCTGACTGGTTCGGCCGGAATTCTCTCCGATGCCCTGGAGTCGATCATCAACGTGGCCGCCAGCGGCTTTGCCCTGTACAGCGTGTATCTCAGCAGCCGCCCCCCGGATGCCAATCACCCATATGGCCACGGGAAGATAGAGTATTTTTCTGCGGGGTTTGAGGGGGCGCTCATCGTTCTGGCCGCTGTGGCCATTCTGTTTCAGGCCGTTCCCCGCTTTGTCGATCCGCGGCCCCTGGCTCATCTGGGCGGGGGAATGCTTCTGCTCGCCGGGGCCGCGGTGGTCAATCTTCTCTTGGCTTGGCTGCTGATCCGGACCGGGAAGAAAGAGAACTCACTGCCCTTGAGCGCGGATGGAAAGCATCTGCTCGCGGATGTGGTCACCAGTATCGGGGTCCTGGTCGGCCTCATCCTCGTTGGTTGGACCGGACTGACCTGGCTCGATCCTCTTGTGGCCTGCCTGGTGGCGGTAAATATCCTGTACACCGGGTCCAAGCTTTTGCGCTCCTCCCTGGGCCAGCTCATGGATGAGGCGGATCCGGAGCTGCTCCAGAGGATTGTCCAAGTCCTCAATGCCCGGCGCCGTCCGGAATGGATCCACGTTCATCAATTGCGGGCCAGGCGCTATGGCCCGAATATCCATGTGGATCTGCATGTTGTTTTGCCCAGATTCTATGATCTGACCCAGACCCATCAGGCAGTCACGGAGATTGAGGATGTGGTCAAGGCGGAACTGGGCCCGGAGGCCGAAGTCATCGTCCACCCCGACCCGTGTTCCGATCCGTGGTGCCGGGTCTGCAACCGTCCGGAATGCGAGAATCGATCGGCGCCTACTGCGAATCCTGCTCCCCCCGGGTTTTCCCTGCACGAAGCCACAATGGCCCACCCAGACACCCCGGAACTGGTGGATGCTGGCATTTCTCAGGGGCCTTTCCCCGCCGGTCGCTGA
- a CDS encoding GspE/PulE family protein, protein MRSEQKTQRSLSGDPPDRMLSHAQELYRSGEYEQAQRILFSLVESGDKSFHTLKFLIGCFEKRQEWNEAVELLTSLPLQAYPPKESAALHFRLGRAYLKKGQHSLAKQSFWQIKRLVPNFPGLEDVLRELDQSRVQSKTRYDYLLEQGLVTKQQLDEALERCSSQDRDPDQYLMEQYALSKEDVGRSLSRFYGVSFVAFDPTVDLPFDIFENRNLDPDFLKKYHWVPFARNGPSIQVLTDNPYDLGKVDEIKFILGTSRVEFLVALQQDIAAFVDRFFQEMSGGTELAQFEEEVDSEPEQEEASDLESMSQDDDSEVVRLVNALLIEAWKRGASDIHVEPNSVSKYCAVRYRVDGTCHEFRKLRFGLGRPIISRIKIMARLDIAERRLPQDGKIKVKLPKVNRVVEFRVATIPTVDNQEDVVLRLLASGKPMPLESLGLSEYNLRHMQRVVAQPYGMILVVGPTGSGKTTTLHSAISTINTPEKKIWAVEDPVEITQEGLRQVQVNSKIGLTFASTLRSFLRADPDVIMIGEMRDRETAHIGVESSLTGHLVFSTLHTNSAPETITRLLDMDLDPFNFADSLLCVLAQRLVKTLCPKCKKVYTPSAEQLAEIKTEFGPEWERAVPEDVRKNPVLAEAVGCRHCLGGYKGRMGIHELMMSTPDIKNLIKFRKHTQEILAQAKIDGMTTLKQDGMIKVLQGLTTIEQVRSVAGGETGGV, encoded by the coding sequence ATGCGCAGTGAGCAAAAGACACAACGCAGCTTGTCAGGTGACCCTCCGGACCGGATGCTCTCTCACGCCCAGGAACTGTATCGAAGCGGCGAGTATGAGCAGGCTCAACGCATCCTCTTTTCCCTGGTAGAAAGCGGGGATAAAAGCTTTCATACCCTCAAGTTTCTCATCGGCTGCTTTGAGAAGAGACAGGAGTGGAATGAGGCCGTCGAGCTGCTCACCTCTCTTCCTTTGCAGGCCTACCCGCCCAAAGAGTCTGCGGCTCTGCATTTTCGTCTGGGCCGTGCATACCTGAAGAAAGGGCAGCACAGCCTGGCCAAGCAGAGCTTTTGGCAGATCAAGCGCCTGGTTCCGAACTTTCCCGGCCTGGAAGATGTTTTGCGGGAACTGGATCAATCCCGGGTCCAGTCCAAGACCAGATACGACTATCTTCTGGAACAAGGGCTGGTGACCAAACAGCAGCTGGACGAGGCCCTGGAGCGCTGTTCCTCCCAGGACCGGGATCCGGATCAGTATCTCATGGAGCAGTATGCCCTGAGCAAGGAAGACGTGGGGCGTTCCCTGTCCCGGTTCTATGGTGTCTCCTTTGTCGCCTTTGATCCGACCGTTGATCTGCCCTTTGACATATTCGAGAACCGGAATCTGGATCCGGACTTTCTGAAGAAGTATCACTGGGTGCCCTTTGCCCGCAATGGACCGTCGATTCAGGTATTGACCGACAATCCGTATGATTTGGGCAAGGTGGACGAAATCAAGTTCATCCTGGGCACCAGCCGGGTCGAGTTTTTGGTGGCTCTGCAGCAGGACATAGCAGCCTTTGTTGATCGCTTTTTTCAGGAAATGTCCGGCGGAACCGAGCTCGCCCAGTTTGAAGAGGAGGTCGATTCCGAGCCTGAGCAGGAGGAGGCCTCGGATCTGGAGAGCATGTCCCAGGATGATGACAGCGAGGTGGTCCGGCTGGTCAATGCGCTGCTCATCGAGGCCTGGAAGCGGGGTGCTTCGGATATTCACGTGGAACCGAACAGTGTGTCCAAGTACTGCGCGGTCCGGTACAGGGTGGATGGCACATGCCACGAGTTCCGCAAGCTGCGCTTCGGTCTCGGCCGGCCGATCATATCCCGGATCAAGATCATGGCCCGGCTGGATATCGCTGAACGCAGGCTGCCCCAGGACGGAAAGATCAAGGTCAAGCTGCCCAAGGTCAATCGAGTGGTCGAGTTTCGGGTGGCCACTATTCCCACGGTGGACAACCAGGAAGATGTTGTCCTTCGTCTGCTGGCCTCGGGCAAGCCCATGCCCTTGGAGTCCCTGGGGCTGAGCGAGTACAATCTGCGGCATATGCAGCGCGTAGTCGCCCAGCCCTACGGCATGATCCTGGTGGTCGGCCCTACCGGATCGGGCAAGACCACCACCCTGCATTCAGCCATCAGCACGATCAATACCCCGGAGAAGAAGATCTGGGCAGTAGAGGATCCGGTGGAGATAACCCAGGAGGGGCTGCGTCAGGTTCAGGTCAACTCCAAGATCGGACTGACCTTTGCCTCCACTCTGCGGTCCTTTCTGCGGGCCGATCCGGACGTTATCATGATCGGGGAGATGCGGGACAGGGAGACAGCCCATATCGGGGTCGAGTCCTCGCTGACCGGACACCTGGTCTTTTCCACCCTGCACACCAACTCAGCCCCGGAGACCATTACCCGTCTTCTGGACATGGATCTTGATCCCTTCAACTTTGCCGATTCCCTGCTCTGTGTCCTGGCCCAGCGCCTGGTCAAGACCCTGTGCCCGAAGTGCAAGAAGGTATATACTCCGAGTGCAGAACAGCTGGCAGAGATCAAAACGGAATTCGGTCCGGAGTGGGAGAGGGCGGTTCCGGAAGATGTGCGCAAAAATCCGGTCCTGGCCGAGGCTGTGGGGTGCCGGCATTGCCTGGGCGGGTACAAGGGCAGGATGGGCATCCATGAGCTCATGATGTCCACCCCGGATATCAAAAACCTGATCAAGTTCCGCAAACACACTCAGGAAATCCTGGCTCAGGCCAAAATCGACGGGATGACCACCCTGAAGCAGGACGGCATGATCAAGGTCCTGCAGGGGCTGACCACCATCGAGCAGGTTCGGAGCGTGGCCGGTGGAGAGACCGGAGGCGTGTAG
- the ilvC gene encoding ketol-acid reductoisomerase codes for MRVFYEQDADLNLLANKTVAIIGYGSQGHAHAQNLRDSGVNVVVGQRPGGKNYELAKEHGFDPVSAADAANQADLIQILVPDQHQPDVYENDVRPHLDQNKVLVFSHGFNIHFEQIVPPPEVDVVMIAPKGPGHLVRREYAEGGGVPSLVAVYQDATGRAMDTALAYAKGIGATRAGVIETSFREETETDLFGEQAVLCGGVTSLIKAGYDTLVQAGYQPEIAYFECLHEMKLIVDLFYEGGFQKMRHSISDTAEFGDYLSGKRVINDQVKAEMKDILADIQNGNFAKEWILENKAGLPAFKAMRRVEREHGIEQVGEKLRAMMPWLQK; via the coding sequence ATGCGCGTCTTTTATGAACAGGATGCAGATCTGAACTTGCTGGCAAACAAGACTGTGGCCATTATCGGCTACGGGAGTCAGGGACACGCCCATGCCCAGAATCTGCGCGATTCAGGGGTGAATGTGGTGGTCGGTCAGCGCCCCGGGGGGAAGAACTATGAACTGGCCAAGGAGCACGGGTTTGATCCGGTCAGCGCAGCCGATGCGGCCAACCAGGCCGATCTGATTCAGATTTTGGTCCCTGACCAGCATCAGCCCGATGTGTATGAAAACGATGTTCGGCCTCATCTGGACCAAAACAAGGTCCTTGTTTTCAGCCATGGATTCAATATCCACTTTGAGCAGATCGTGCCTCCGCCAGAGGTGGATGTGGTCATGATTGCGCCCAAGGGCCCGGGGCATCTGGTCCGGCGCGAATATGCCGAGGGCGGCGGGGTACCCAGTCTGGTCGCCGTGTATCAGGATGCCACTGGTCGGGCCATGGATACGGCCCTGGCCTATGCCAAGGGCATCGGGGCCACCAGGGCCGGAGTGATCGAAACCAGCTTCAGGGAAGAAACCGAAACCGATCTTTTCGGGGAGCAGGCGGTACTGTGCGGGGGGGTGACCTCCTTGATCAAGGCCGGATACGACACCCTGGTTCAAGCCGGATATCAGCCGGAGATCGCCTATTTTGAGTGCCTGCATGAAATGAAGCTCATTGTGGATCTCTTCTACGAGGGCGGATTTCAGAAAATGCGTCATTCAATCAGCGATACCGCTGAGTTCGGCGATTACCTCAGCGGGAAGCGGGTGATCAACGATCAGGTCAAGGCGGAAATGAAAGATATTCTGGCCGATATCCAAAACGGGAATTTCGCCAAGGAGTGGATCCTGGAAAACAAGGCTGGATTGCCGGCATTCAAGGCCATGCGTCGGGTTGAGCGGGAACATGGCATTGAACAGGTTGGAGAAAAGCTCAGGGCAATGATGCCGTGGCTGCAGAAGTAA
- the ilvN gene encoding acetolactate synthase small subunit, with the protein MRHTLSVLVENEPGVLSRVAGLFSGRGFNIESLNVAPTLEQGISLMTIVTDGEEQIIEQIIKQLRKLISVIKVVDMNEIKCVDREMVLLKVNAMEQYRAEVLRIVDIFRCKVVDVSPSELTLEATGDRGKISALIQLLHRFGIKEIARTGSVTMRRSMQVD; encoded by the coding sequence ATGCGGCATACCCTCTCGGTTTTGGTGGAGAATGAACCCGGCGTCCTTTCCAGGGTGGCCGGGTTGTTCAGTGGACGCGGTTTTAATATCGAGTCCCTGAATGTGGCTCCGACCCTGGAGCAGGGCATCTCTTTGATGACCATAGTCACCGACGGCGAAGAGCAGATCATTGAGCAGATCATCAAGCAGCTTCGGAAGCTGATTTCGGTGATCAAGGTCGTGGACATGAACGAGATCAAGTGCGTTGATCGGGAGATGGTCTTGCTCAAGGTCAATGCCATGGAGCAGTACAGGGCGGAAGTCTTGCGGATTGTGGACATCTTTCGGTGCAAGGTTGTGGATGTCAGCCCCTCGGAGCTGACCTTGGAAGCTACGGGGGACAGAGGAAAAATCAGTGCCTTGATCCAATTGCTCCACCGATTCGGGATCAAGGAAATCGCCCGGACCGGCAGCGTGACCATGCGCCGCAGCATGCAGGTGGACTAG
- the ilvB gene encoding biosynthetic-type acetolactate synthase large subunit, whose translation MKHKGSQILLESMIKEGVDTIFGFPGGAVLDIYHQIPNYPLRHILTRHEQGAVHAADGYARATGRTGVALVTSGPGATNTVTGIATAYLDSVPLVVFTGQVPTKLIGNDAFQEVDIVGITRPCTKHNYLVKDVRDLAKTIKEAFYVARSGRPGPVLVDLPKDVMADACQFSYPERIAMRSYNPHYEPNLKQVRKASSLLKKAKRPVIFAGGGVIASNAHEELTWMARTLQIPVTTSMMGLGGFPGNDPLWLGMLGMHGTYVANMGINNCDLLISVGVRFDDRVTGKLESFAPEAKLVHIDIDPTSIRKNVSVDVPIVADCRLALQSLRTEVEKLLESEDLSTRYAPWREKLMAWNQAQPLCCPEGGDRIKPQAVVQKLYEITQGEAIVTTEVGQNQMWATQFYRFHQPRTWISSGGLGTMGYGFPAAIGAQIAFPDKLVLDIAGDGSIQMNSQELATAVSYGLPVKIIILNNGYLGMVRQWQELFYDRNYCSTCMHHNPDFVRLAQAYGAEGYRVERMEDLDQVLRQALESKQTTIVDVVVEQEENVYPMVPAGAGLSEMLLV comes from the coding sequence ATGAAGCATAAAGGATCGCAGATCCTGCTCGAATCCATGATCAAAGAGGGGGTGGATACCATATTCGGGTTTCCCGGTGGGGCTGTCCTGGATATCTACCACCAGATCCCCAACTATCCGCTGCGGCACATTCTCACCCGGCATGAGCAGGGAGCCGTGCATGCGGCGGACGGGTATGCCCGGGCCACTGGACGAACAGGCGTGGCCCTGGTCACCTCCGGACCAGGGGCGACCAATACAGTGACCGGAATCGCCACTGCCTATCTGGACTCGGTTCCCTTGGTGGTTTTCACCGGTCAGGTCCCGACCAAGCTGATTGGGAATGACGCATTCCAGGAAGTCGATATCGTGGGCATAACCCGGCCGTGCACCAAGCACAACTATCTGGTCAAGGATGTCAGAGACTTGGCCAAGACGATCAAGGAGGCATTTTATGTCGCCCGTTCCGGACGCCCGGGGCCGGTGCTCGTGGACCTGCCCAAGGATGTGATGGCCGATGCCTGTCAGTTCTCGTATCCGGAACGGATCGCAATGCGCAGCTATAACCCCCACTATGAGCCCAATCTCAAGCAGGTGCGCAAGGCCTCTTCGCTGCTCAAAAAGGCCAAACGGCCGGTGATATTTGCCGGTGGAGGGGTGATCGCATCCAATGCCCATGAGGAGCTGACCTGGATGGCCAGGACCCTGCAGATCCCGGTGACCACCTCCATGATGGGCCTTGGAGGATTCCCGGGCAATGATCCCTTGTGGCTGGGCATGCTGGGCATGCACGGAACCTATGTGGCCAATATGGGCATCAACAACTGTGACCTGCTTATCTCAGTCGGGGTGCGTTTCGACGATCGGGTGACCGGAAAGCTGGAAAGCTTCGCCCCTGAGGCCAAGCTGGTCCATATCGACATCGATCCGACGTCCATTCGGAAGAATGTTTCCGTTGATGTGCCCATTGTGGCCGATTGCCGGCTGGCCCTGCAATCCCTGCGCACTGAAGTGGAAAAGCTCCTGGAAAGCGAGGATCTCAGCACCCGGTATGCGCCCTGGCGGGAAAAGCTCATGGCCTGGAACCAGGCCCAGCCGTTGTGCTGCCCGGAGGGAGGTGACAGGATCAAGCCCCAGGCAGTGGTTCAGAAGCTGTACGAAATAACCCAGGGTGAGGCCATTGTCACCACTGAGGTGGGCCAAAACCAGATGTGGGCAACCCAATTCTACCGTTTCCATCAGCCAAGGACCTGGATTTCTTCCGGCGGTCTGGGGACTATGGGGTACGGATTTCCTGCGGCCATAGGGGCCCAAATCGCCTTTCCCGACAAGCTGGTCCTGGATATAGCCGGGGACGGCTCCATCCAGATGAACAGCCAGGAGCTGGCCACTGCAGTCAGCTACGGTCTGCCGGTGAAGATCATCATCTTAAACAACGGGTACTTGGGTATGGTCAGGCAATGGCAGGAGCTCTTCTACGACCGGAACTACTGCTCGACCTGCATGCACCACAATCCGGACTTCGTTCGACTGGCCCAGGCCTATGGCGCCGAAGGCTACCGGGTGGAAAGGATGGAGGATCTGGACCAGGTCCTGCGACAGGCCCTGGAATCCAAGCAGACGACCATTGTGGATGTGGTGGTTGAACAGGAAGAGAATGTCTACCCCATGGTTCCGGCCGGTGCCGGGCTCAGCGAGATGCTTCTGGTCTAA
- a CDS encoding YdcH family protein has translation MEQYELELIAKYGDMDEDLNRLWQEHLDYEKQLDTYENKPYLTASEESEMKRLKKMKLAGKTKIQHILEKYRRQEAGNEA, from the coding sequence ATGGAGCAGTATGAATTGGAGCTCATTGCCAAGTATGGGGATATGGACGAGGACTTGAACCGCTTGTGGCAGGAGCACCTGGATTACGAAAAGCAGTTGGATACCTATGAGAACAAGCCCTATCTGACTGCAAGCGAAGAGTCGGAGATGAAACGGCTGAAGAAGATGAAGCTGGCGGGGAAAACAAAGATACAGCATATTCTGGAAAAATACAGGAGGCAGGAGGCCGGGAATGAAGCATAA
- a CDS encoding DUF167 domain-containing protein, which yields MEEAKECISCRADRCLVRLWVQPGAKKNELGGFYQGCLKVRLKAPPVDNKANQELAAFLARLLGVKPRQIQLISGQRSRKKIISIQVDAYLNAQRIRAVLDPE from the coding sequence ATGGAAGAGGCAAAGGAGTGTATCTCCTGCCGGGCCGACAGGTGCCTGGTCAGGCTGTGGGTTCAGCCCGGGGCCAAGAAGAATGAGCTAGGCGGGTTCTATCAGGGATGTCTCAAGGTCCGCCTGAAGGCCCCGCCGGTGGACAATAAAGCCAACCAGGAGCTGGCGGCCTTTTTGGCCCGCCTCCTGGGGGTGAAGCCCAGGCAGATCCAGCTCATAAGTGGACAGAGAAGCAGAAAGAAGATAATCAGTATACAGGTGGATGCTTATCTAAATGCCCAGCGGATACGGGCAGTTTTGGACCCGGAGTAA
- a CDS encoding YggT family protein, translating to MSILGNLLHAIAYVLDTVLFLYFWVVIISAILSWVNPDPYNPIVRTIRSLTEPAFAMVRRWVPFTFVGGLDLSPIIVLLGIKFLQIFLVQSINQLAIGM from the coding sequence ATGTCGATACTCGGCAACTTACTGCATGCAATAGCATACGTATTGGATACAGTCCTTTTCCTTTACTTCTGGGTGGTCATTATCTCAGCCATTTTGTCCTGGGTGAACCCAGACCCGTATAATCCTATCGTGAGAACAATCCGTTCCCTGACTGAGCCCGCGTTTGCCATGGTTCGGCGGTGGGTCCCGTTCACTTTTGTAGGCGGACTTGACCTCTCGCCCATCATCGTACTTCTGGGGATCAAATTTCTCCAGATCTTTCTGGTCCAGTCCATAAACCAGCTGGCCATAGGGATGTAG
- a CDS encoding HAD family hydrolase, producing the protein MWQDVSWVRGVIFDCDGVLIDSREANLRFYSLILEKMGLPGMSAEDEIYVHMHTVQESLARIVPRDRLHEAMDAAAHISYREVMDWVRPQPGLIQFLTLLQTAGIRCAVNTNRTTTLPLILERFELVQFFHPVISASDVTWPKPHPESVYWVLQAWEMSPQDVAFIGDSQVDQYTAEAAGVRFWAYGNPGLEADRHVADYWGLHQNFCQDQPHCREALLS; encoded by the coding sequence ATGTGGCAGGATGTCAGCTGGGTGCGGGGAGTTATTTTCGATTGTGATGGAGTGCTCATCGATTCCAGGGAAGCGAATCTCCGGTTTTACTCCCTGATCCTGGAAAAGATGGGGCTTCCGGGAATGAGTGCCGAGGACGAGATCTATGTTCACATGCATACGGTTCAGGAATCCCTGGCCCGGATTGTTCCCCGGGATCGGCTCCATGAAGCCATGGATGCAGCCGCACATATAAGCTACCGTGAAGTCATGGACTGGGTAAGGCCCCAGCCGGGGCTGATCCAGTTTCTCACTCTGCTCCAGACCGCGGGGATACGGTGCGCGGTGAATACGAACCGAACCACGACCTTGCCCCTGATCCTGGAGCGCTTTGAATTGGTCCAGTTCTTTCATCCGGTGATCAGCGCATCGGATGTAACCTGGCCCAAGCCGCATCCTGAGAGCGTTTATTGGGTCCTGCAGGCGTGGGAGATGTCCCCCCAGGACGTAGCCTTTATCGGCGATTCTCAAGTGGATCAATACACGGCCGAGGCTGCTGGAGTGAGGTTCTGGGCCTATGGGAACCCGGGCCTGGAAGCAGATCGCCATGTCGCGGACTACTGGGGGCTGCATCAGAACTTTTGCCAGGACCAGCCTCATTGCCGGGAAGCCCTTTTATCCTGA